A single Dreissena polymorpha isolate Duluth1 chromosome 14, UMN_Dpol_1.0, whole genome shotgun sequence DNA region contains:
- the LOC127857197 gene encoding uncharacterized protein LOC127857197 yields the protein MRADLRKKLVFPEEVAHTTLRPDIVLWSKAAKRVILVELTVPGEERIEEAYELKKAKYQDLADVCRDRGWKTWIFPVEVGCRGFPSQSVWKMFGALSAEGRVRKTTIHALGKAAERASMWLWDLKEVKGGTYLGVHIDEKMSMNTHVATTAKKANNSLAFLRRNLTSCPHDIRAQCYQTLVRPILE from the exons ATGCGTGCAGACCTAAGGAAGAAACTAGTTTTTCCCGAGGAAGTAGCCCATACAACTCTCAGACCCGACATAGTGCTATGGTCAAAGGCGGCGAAGCGGGTGATCCTTGTAGAGCTAACTGTGCCAGGGGAGGAGAGGATCGAGGAGGCCTATGAGCTGAAGAAAGCCAAATACCAGGATCTGGCAGATGTATGCAGAGATAGAGGCTGGAAGACATGGATCTTTCCAGTGGAAGTTGGATGCAGAGGATTTCCATCACAGTCGGTGTGGAAGATGTTTGGAGCACTGAGCGCAGAAGGAAGAGTCAGGAAGACTACAATCCACGCCCTGGGCAAGGCAGCTGAACGAGCATCAATGTGGCTCTG GGATCTCAAGGAAGTGAAGGGAGGAACATACCTCGGAGTCCATATCGACGAGAAGATGTCCATGAACACGCATGTAGCCACGACCGCAAAGAAAGCAAACAACAGCCTCGCTTTCCTCAGGAGAAACCTGACAAGCTGCCCACATGATATAAGGGCACAGTGTTACCAGACCCTTGTCAGGCCAATCCTAGAGTAA
- the LOC127858377 gene encoding glutaredoxin-3-like, whose translation MATLKEIPDVTGFRNAIKETTGLVVVHFSASWAPQCGQMNEVLSELAKDPGYINVTFIKLEAEDVPEISEEYSISAVPTCVFVRRGKLLDRLDGANVAELTKKVKLLASQSDVSVPSMPEPPKEDLNSRLKRLINTEEVMLFMKGNPSEPKCGFSRQIVQILNENNVKFGSFDILADEEVRQGLKTYSNWPTYPQLYSKGELLGGLDIVKELAESGELKSQLPAQQSLDDRLKGLINKAPVMVFMKGEKAVPRCGFSKQTVAILNDTGIDYDTFDILSDEEVRQGLKTFSNWPTYPQLYVKGELVGGLDIIKELQESGELLTILKDGQ comes from the exons ATGGCGACCCTCAAAGAAATTCCAGATGTTACTGGTTTTAGAAATGCGATTAAAGAAACCACTgg CCTTGTGGTGGTGCACTTCTCTGCCAGCTGGGCGCCTCAATGTGGGCAGATGAATGAAGTGCTCTCTGAACTAGCCAAGGACCCAGGCTACATTAATGTTACCTTCATTAAG TTGGAAGCAGAGGATGTGCCTGAGATTTCAGAAGAATATTCCATATCAGCCGTACCCACTTGTGTATTTGTAAGG AGAGGTAAGCTCCTAGACCGCCTGGATGGTGCAAATGTTGCTGAGTTGACAAAGAAAGTGAAACTATTGGCATCCCAGTCTGATGTGTCCGTCCCCTCAATGCCAGAGCCACCTAAAGAG GATCTCAATTCAAGACTGAAGAGGCTCATAAATACAGAGGAAGTCATGCTGTTCATGAAGGGGAATCCATCGGAGCCAAAATGTG GTTTCAGTCGTCAGATTGTACAGATTCTCAACGAGAACAACGTCAAGTTCGGCTCATTTGACATACTGGCTGATGAGGAGGTCAGACAAG GTTTGAAGACCTATTCCAACTGGCCCACATACCCTCAGCTGTACTCCAAGGGAGAGCTGCTGGGAGGTCTGGACATCGTGAAGGAACTAGCAGAGAGCGGGGAACTTAAGTCCCAGCTGCCTGCACAGCAGTCACTAGATGAcag ACTCAAGGGTCTTATCAACAAGGCCCCTGTGATGGTATTTATGAAGGGAGAAAAGGCAGTGCCAAGATGTGGATTCAGCAAGCAGACGGTAGCAATCTTGAATGATACTGG GATTGACTACGACACATTTGACATACTTTCTGACGAGGAAGTGCGCCAGGGTCTGAAGACATTCTCGAACTGGCCTACATACCCACAGCTCTACGTGAAGGGGGAGCTTGTTGGTGGGCTAGATATAATCAAG